CGCCGCGTGACCGCCCGGCTCGCAGATCTCGCAGTCGCTGCTCAGGAGGCTAGGACCATGCAGAACGGCAACGGTGCACTGAGCGGCGCGGTGATCGCGGTGGCCGGCGCGGGCGGACCCGCCGGCCGGGCGGCGCTGCTGCGGCTGGCCGACGCGGGGGCGATCGTCGTCGGCTCCGACAACGACCCCGAGCGGCTCTCGGAGGCCGTGGACGCGGCCCGCTACGCCCACGGCGGCGCCACCGTCGTGGGCGACACGGTCGATCTCCTCGACCTGCAGTCGACCCGTGACTGGGCCACTCGCATCGAGAAGGACTTCGGCCGGGTCGACGGCCTCGTCCACCTCGTCGGCGGCTGGCGCGGGAGCGAGACCTTCACCAGGACCAGCCTCGACGACTGGGACTTCCTGGAGATGCTGCTGATCCGCACCGTGCAGCACACCTCCCTGGCCTTCCACGAGGCGCTGCAGCGCAGCGAGCGCGGCCGGTACGTCCTGATCAGCGCGGCCGGCGCCAGCAAGCCCACCGCGGGCAACGCCGCGTACGCCGCCGCCAAGGCCGCCGCCGAGGCGTGGACGCTGGCCACGGCCGACTACTTCCGCAAGGCGGGCGGGCCGGAGGGTCCGACCTCCGCGGCTGCCATCCTGGTCGTGAAGGCGTTGGTGCACGACGCGATGCGCGCCGACCGACCCAACGCGAAGTTCGCGGGCTTCACCGACGTCAAGGAGCTGGCCGAGGCCATCGTCGGTGTCTGGGAGAAGTCCGCCGCCGAAGTGAACGGAAACCGTCTGTGGCTGACCGACAAGCCGTGAACCCTCCGAAGACCGACGCCCGACGCCATCACGATCCGGAGATCCGCGGCTTCGCCAGCGACAACTACGCGGGGGTCCACCCCGAGGTCCTCGCCGCCCTGGCCCTGGCCAACGGCGGGCACCAGGTCTCCTACGGCGAGGACGACTACACCGAGAACCTCCAGCGCATCGTCCGCAGCCACTTCGGCGCCACCGCCGAGGCGTTCCCGGTCTTCAACGGCACCGGCGCCAACGTCGTCGCGCTCCAGGCGGTCACCGACCGCTGGGGCGCGGTGATCTGCGCCGAGAGCGCGCACATCCACGTGGACGAGTGCGGGGCGCCCGAGCGGGTCGGCGGACTGAAACTGCTCACCGTGCCCACACCCGACGGCAAGCTCACCCCCGAGCTGATCGACCGCCAGGCGTACGGTTGGGACGACGAGCACCGCGCCATGCCGCAGGTCGTCTCGATCACCCAGAGCACCGAACTCGGCACCCTCTACACGCCCGACGAGATCCGCGCGATCTGCGACCACGCCCACGCGCACGGCATGAAGGTGCATCTGGACGGCTCCCGGATAGCGAACGCCGCCGCCTCCCTGGACGTGCCGATGCGGACGTTCACCAACGCGGTCGGCGTCGACCTGCTCTCCCTGGGCGGCACCAAGAACGGCGCGATGTTCGGCGAGGCGGTCGTCGTGATCAACCAGGACGCCGTCCGCCGGATGAAGCACCTGCGCAAGTTGTCCATGCAGCTCGCCTCCAAGATGCGTTTCGTCTCGGTGCAGTTGGAGGCCCTGCTGGCGAGGGACCTGTGGCTGCGCAACGCCCGCCACTCCAACGAGATGGCCCAGCGGCTCGCCGAGGGCGTCCGCGCGGTCCACGGCGTCGAGATCCTGCACCCGGTGCAGGCCAACGCGGTCTTCGCCCGTCTGCCGCACGACGTGAGCGAACGCCTGCAGAAGCGCCATCGCTTCTACTTCTGGGACGAGGCGGCCGGTGACGTCCGCTGGATGTGCTCCTTCGACACGACCGAGGAGGACGTGGACGGGTTCGTGGCGGCCCTCAAGGAGGAGATGGCCCGCTGACGGG
The DNA window shown above is from Streptomyces akebiae and carries:
- a CDS encoding SDR family NAD(P)-dependent oxidoreductase, translated to MQNGNGALSGAVIAVAGAGGPAGRAALLRLADAGAIVVGSDNDPERLSEAVDAARYAHGGATVVGDTVDLLDLQSTRDWATRIEKDFGRVDGLVHLVGGWRGSETFTRTSLDDWDFLEMLLIRTVQHTSLAFHEALQRSERGRYVLISAAGASKPTAGNAAYAAAKAAAEAWTLATADYFRKAGGPEGPTSAAAILVVKALVHDAMRADRPNAKFAGFTDVKELAEAIVGVWEKSAAEVNGNRLWLTDKP
- a CDS encoding threonine aldolase family protein, which produces MNPPKTDARRHHDPEIRGFASDNYAGVHPEVLAALALANGGHQVSYGEDDYTENLQRIVRSHFGATAEAFPVFNGTGANVVALQAVTDRWGAVICAESAHIHVDECGAPERVGGLKLLTVPTPDGKLTPELIDRQAYGWDDEHRAMPQVVSITQSTELGTLYTPDEIRAICDHAHAHGMKVHLDGSRIANAAASLDVPMRTFTNAVGVDLLSLGGTKNGAMFGEAVVVINQDAVRRMKHLRKLSMQLASKMRFVSVQLEALLARDLWLRNARHSNEMAQRLAEGVRAVHGVEILHPVQANAVFARLPHDVSERLQKRHRFYFWDEAAGDVRWMCSFDTTEEDVDGFVAALKEEMAR